The Claveliimonas bilis genome window below encodes:
- the asnB gene encoding asparagine synthase B, protein MCSIMGYCTADADYDLFKEGFDRTISRGPDDSRITDTGFGLLGFHRLAIMGLTGEGMQPFSLSRHYLVCNGEIYGFRSLKKKLETKGYTFKSDSDCEILLPLYEEYGTDMFRMLDAEYALVLFDGNTRSYLAARDPIGIRPLYYGYDKKGAIVFASEPKNLIGIADHILPFPPGHYYKDGKFVCYRDMTKVPSVCMDDTETVCRNIHDKLTEGIRKRLDSDAPLGFLLSGGLDSSLVCAISARILDRPIRTFAIGMSEDAIDLKYAKEVADHIGSEHTEIIITKEDVISSLPDVIQALGTFDITTIRASVGMYLICKAIHETTDIRVLMTGEISDELFGYKYTDFAPSKEAFQEESAKRIRELHMYDVLRADRCISVNSMEARVPFGDLDFVSYVMSVDPAKKMNIYQKGKYLLRHAFEGDYLPYDILMREKAAFSDAVGHSLVDYLKEYAENSYTDDEFEKKCKTFTHAAPFTKESLLYREIFEQFYPGQGEMIKDFWMPNRSWKGCDVDDPSARVLSNYGASGI, encoded by the coding sequence ATGTGTTCAATTATGGGCTATTGTACAGCCGATGCTGATTATGATTTGTTTAAGGAGGGATTTGACCGTACGATTTCCCGTGGTCCTGACGACAGCAGGATCACAGATACCGGCTTTGGACTTCTTGGTTTTCACAGACTTGCAATTATGGGACTTACGGGAGAAGGGATGCAGCCCTTCTCCCTTTCCCGCCATTATCTTGTATGCAACGGGGAGATTTACGGCTTCCGTTCTTTAAAGAAAAAACTGGAAACAAAAGGATACACATTTAAAAGTGACAGCGATTGTGAAATCCTTCTTCCCCTTTATGAGGAGTACGGCACTGATATGTTTCGCATGCTGGACGCCGAGTATGCCCTCGTCCTTTTTGATGGAAACACGCGCTCCTATCTGGCTGCAAGGGATCCTATCGGTATACGTCCCCTCTATTACGGGTATGATAAAAAGGGCGCCATTGTTTTTGCCAGTGAGCCCAAAAATCTTATAGGAATCGCAGACCACATCCTTCCGTTTCCTCCCGGTCATTATTATAAAGACGGCAAATTTGTCTGTTACCGTGACATGACAAAAGTCCCTTCCGTCTGTATGGATGACACAGAAACTGTCTGCCGGAATATTCATGACAAATTAACGGAAGGAATCCGGAAAAGACTGGATTCGGACGCACCTCTCGGCTTTCTGTTGAGCGGAGGACTGGATTCTTCCCTGGTCTGCGCCATTTCCGCCCGCATACTGGATCGTCCTATCCGCACCTTTGCCATCGGCATGAGCGAGGACGCTATTGATCTGAAATATGCAAAAGAAGTGGCCGACCACATTGGAAGCGAGCATACGGAAATCATCATCACAAAAGAGGATGTTATCTCTTCTCTGCCTGATGTGATCCAGGCTCTTGGCACATTTGACATTACAACGATCCGCGCATCTGTCGGCATGTATCTGATCTGCAAGGCAATCCATGAAACTACCGATATCCGTGTCCTGATGACCGGAGAAATATCCGATGAGCTGTTCGGCTATAAATATACGGATTTTGCCCCTTCCAAAGAGGCCTTTCAGGAGGAGTCCGCAAAAAGAATAAGGGAACTTCATATGTACGATGTCTTAAGAGCTGACCGCTGCATCAGCGTCAACTCTATGGAAGCAAGGGTTCCCTTCGGCGATCTGGACTTTGTTTCCTATGTAATGTCTGTCGATCCCGCTAAAAAGATGAATATCTATCAGAAAGGAAAATATCTTCTCCGCCATGCTTTTGAAGGCGACTATCTTCCCTATGATATTCTCATGCGTGAAAAGGCTGCATTCTCAGACGCTGTCGGTCATTCCCTGGTAGATTATCTGAAAGAATATGCCGAAAACTCTTATACAGATGACGAGTTTGAAAAAAAATGCAAAACATTTACACATGCTGCGCCTTTCACCAAGGAATCTCTTCTGTACCGGGAGATTTTCGAACAATTCTATCCCGGTCAGGGCGAAATGATCAAAGATTTCTGGATGCCCAACCGTTCCTGGAAAGGCTGTGATGTGGATGATCCCTCCGCAAGGGTACTTTCCAATTATGGTGCCAGCGGTATATAA
- a CDS encoding glutamine synthetase III gives MSTVTEKFGSMVFDESVMKERLPKETFRQLQRTMKDGRSLDINIANVVANAMKDWAIEKGVTHYTHWFQPMTGRTAEKHDSFISPDQDGKVIMEFSGKELVQGEPDASSFPSGGLRATFEARGYTAWDPTAYAFIKNGVLCIPTAFCSYSGHALDKKTPLLRSMQAINRQAMRVIRLFGNEDVTSVKTTVGPEQEYFLVDKKFYEKRKDLIYTGRTLFGAPAPKGQELEDHYFGTIKSRVQAYMKELNEELWKLGILAKTEHNEVAPAQHELAPIFTTTNIATDHNQLTMELMQRIAKKHDLVCLLHEKPFEGINGSGKHNNWSISTDTGMNLLEPGDTPSENAQFLLFLCAVIKAVDEYQDLLRLSAASAGNDHRLGANEAPPAIISMFLGSELTDVLNAIEKEESYDGREKELMRVGVHVLPKFPKDATDRNRTSPFAFTGNKFEFRMLGSSESISGPNIILNTAVAEELKEFADILEGADDFDLTLHDLIRKTIRDHKRIIFNGNGYDDAWIKEAEKRGLLNLRTTPDALPRFLDEKNIRLFTSHKVFSKEEMEARYEILMENYVKVLHIEALTMADMAEKDILPAVSVYCHSMTDAVLAKQSFGADIDCSYEYTSVKKLSSLTASAYMKLESLKTVLEEAEGISDFEKEAFHYRDFVIPAMEKLRTDIDALESMTASSAWPFPSYGELLFGIL, from the coding sequence ATGAGTACAGTTACAGAAAAATTCGGTTCCATGGTTTTCGATGAATCTGTCATGAAAGAGCGGCTTCCAAAAGAAACATTCCGCCAGCTGCAAAGAACAATGAAAGACGGAAGAAGCCTGGACATCAATATTGCAAATGTAGTTGCAAACGCCATGAAGGACTGGGCCATCGAAAAAGGCGTAACCCATTATACCCACTGGTTCCAGCCTATGACAGGAAGAACCGCTGAAAAGCATGACAGTTTTATTTCGCCTGACCAGGATGGAAAAGTGATCATGGAGTTCTCCGGCAAAGAACTGGTACAGGGCGAACCGGATGCTTCTTCCTTCCCTTCCGGAGGACTTCGGGCAACCTTTGAGGCCCGCGGGTATACTGCCTGGGATCCCACTGCTTATGCGTTCATTAAAAACGGCGTGCTTTGCATCCCCACTGCTTTCTGCTCCTACAGCGGCCATGCTCTTGACAAAAAGACCCCTCTTCTTCGCAGTATGCAGGCAATCAACCGCCAGGCTATGCGTGTAATCCGTCTGTTTGGGAACGAGGATGTAACTTCCGTCAAGACAACCGTAGGACCTGAGCAGGAATATTTCCTGGTAGATAAAAAATTTTACGAAAAACGAAAAGATCTCATCTACACAGGAAGAACACTTTTTGGCGCTCCTGCTCCAAAGGGGCAGGAACTGGAGGATCATTATTTCGGCACTATCAAATCCCGCGTCCAGGCCTATATGAAAGAACTCAATGAAGAATTATGGAAACTGGGTATTCTTGCCAAAACAGAACACAATGAGGTGGCTCCCGCTCAGCATGAACTGGCCCCCATTTTTACTACTACCAACATTGCGACCGACCATAACCAGCTGACTATGGAGCTGATGCAAAGGATTGCGAAAAAGCACGATCTTGTCTGTCTTCTTCACGAAAAGCCATTTGAAGGAATCAACGGAAGCGGAAAACACAACAACTGGTCTATTTCTACAGATACCGGCATGAACCTTCTGGAACCCGGAGACACTCCGTCTGAAAATGCCCAGTTTCTTCTGTTCCTGTGTGCAGTCATCAAAGCAGTAGATGAATATCAGGATCTTCTTCGTTTATCTGCCGCTTCCGCCGGAAACGACCACAGGCTGGGCGCAAATGAGGCTCCACCTGCCATCATTTCCATGTTCCTTGGCTCTGAACTGACTGATGTCCTTAATGCTATTGAAAAGGAAGAATCTTATGACGGACGGGAAAAAGAACTGATGCGGGTCGGCGTACATGTGCTTCCTAAATTCCCGAAAGATGCAACTGACCGGAACCGTACTTCTCCTTTTGCATTTACAGGAAATAAGTTCGAGTTCCGCATGCTGGGATCTTCTGAATCCATCTCCGGTCCCAACATCATCCTGAACACTGCAGTGGCGGAAGAACTGAAAGAATTTGCAGATATTCTGGAAGGTGCCGACGATTTTGACCTCACACTCCATGATCTGATCCGCAAGACAATCCGGGATCACAAACGCATCATTTTCAATGGAAACGGTTATGATGATGCGTGGATCAAAGAAGCTGAAAAACGGGGACTTTTAAACTTGCGTACAACTCCAGATGCCCTGCCCCGCTTTTTGGATGAGAAAAATATCCGGCTTTTTACCTCTCACAAAGTATTCAGCAAAGAAGAAATGGAAGCACGGTATGAAATTTTAATGGAAAACTATGTCAAAGTTCTGCATATTGAAGCCCTTACTATGGCAGATATGGCAGAAAAGGATATTCTTCCTGCTGTGTCCGTTTACTGTCATTCCATGACAGATGCGGTCCTCGCCAAACAATCGTTCGGCGCTGACATAGATTGCAGCTATGAGTATACATCCGTTAAAAAGCTTTCTAGTCTGACTGCTTCTGCCTACATGAAACTGGAGAGTTTGAAAACTGTATTGGAAGAAGCAGAAGGAATCTCTGATTTTGAGAAAGAGGCCTTCCATTACCGCGATTTTGTTATTCCGGCAATGGAAAAACTCCGGACAGATATCGATGCGCTGGAATCTATGACTGCATCTTCCGCATGGCCATTCCCGTCTTACGGGGAGCTTTTGTTCGGCATTTTATAA